The window TTACCTGTGTGCACATCGACGGCGCGAAGATAAATGGTCACCTGATCTTCACGGTACATTTCCGAAGCGCCAATGCCGTAGTATTCGACACCGCTACCGCCTGTGCTGGTGTTAGTCTCATAGCTAATGACGCCACCTTCGAGTAACAATCTGGCGGTGGATAATACGGGCACATCATCACCCTTAGTACCGCTCTGTTTATTACTGATCTTGCGCTCAGTCAGCAGGTTTTGTAGCCCTTCACGTTCTACTGGGGTAAACCATTTAGAATCGAGCAAGGTCTGCATCAACATCGAAGTTGCGCCCTGAGTCACCGCAGTCGAAAACGAACTCACGTTCGCCTGTGGTTTATATTGGCCAGTTTGATCGCGAAAGGAATACACGGCTACTGGGATGGGAAACTTAGGGCCAGGTTGAGTTTGTAGCCCACGCATCACCTCACTCAAGGGGTTAACCTCGGCAGGCGTGATATTTAAATCGGGTTTTGGGATCAAGCTACAGGCCG of the Shewanella baltica genome contains:
- a CDS encoding CsgG/HfaB family protein, whose protein sequence is MARLVFLGLLLLSMSACSLIPKPDLNITPAEVNPLSEVMRGLQTQPGPKFPIPVAVYSFRDQTGQYKPQANVSSFSTAVTQGATSMLMQTLLDSKWFTPVEREGLQNLLTERKISNKQSGTKGDDVPVLSTARLLLEGGVISYETNTSTGGSGVEYYGIGASEMYREDQVTIYLRAVDVHTGKVMMSVSTSKRVLSQEMRAGLFRYTSLNRLAEAEIGFTTNEPVQFCVLQAIELAVAELIDKGIKQGYWSPTQVTQPVEKAQELSQS